A section of the Oryza sativa Japonica Group chromosome 1, ASM3414082v1 genome encodes:
- the LOC4325717 gene encoding asparagine--tRNA ligase, cytoplasmic 3: MAEDAAAAAMAAASLSDDLEPATDRTRIRSILADGAARAGERVVVGGWVKTGREQGKGTFAFLELNDGSCASNLQVLVDAAVHPLAPLTATGTSVLVEGELKKPPEGAKQRVELRVDRVIEVGEVDPAAYPLPKTKLTLENLRDVVHLRSRTNTIGAVARIRHQLACATHRFFDENGFLYVHTPIITTSDCEGAGEMFQVTTLFSHAEKVEKELKENPAPSESDIEAARVVVKEKGDAVAQLKAAKASKQEITAAVAELNKAKENVSRLEERSKLKPGIPYRDDGTVAYENDFFKRQAFLTVSGQLQVETYACALSSVYTFGPTFRAENSHTSRHLAEFWMVEPEIAFANLQDDMNCAERYVQYLCKWLLEHCREDMEFMVKNYDKTAIERLELVSSTPFQRISYTKAVELLKNVTDKKFENKVEWGIDLASEHERYLTEVIFKKPVIVYNYPKEIKAFYMRLNDDQKTVAAMDVLVPKVGELVGGSQREERLDLLKTRIQDAGLPLEPYEWYLDLRRFGSVKHSGFGLGFERMILFATGLENIRDVIPFPRYPGRADL, encoded by the exons atggCCGaagacgccgcggcggccgccatggccgcggccTCCCTCTCCGACGACCTGGAGCCCGCCACCGACCGCACCCGCATCCGATCCATCCTGGCCgacggcgccgcgcgcgccggcgagcgcgtcgTCGTGGGCGGGTGGGTCAAGACCGGGCGGGAGCAGGGGAAAGGCACCTTCGCCTTCCTCGAGCTCAACGATGGCTCCTGCGCCTCCAACCTGCAGGtcctcgtcgacgccgccgtccacccGCTCGCGCCGCTCACCGCCACGGGCACGTCCGTGCTCGTCGAGGGCGAGCTCAAGAAGCCGCCGGAGGGCGCCAAGCAGCGCGTCGAGCTCCGCGTCGACCGCGTCatcgaggtcggcgaggtcgaCCCCGCCGCCTACCCGCTGCCCAAGACCAAGCTCACGCTCGAGAATCTCAGGGACGTCGTCCATCTCCGCTCCCGCACCAACACG ATTGGTGCTGTTGCGCGTATTAGACACCAGCTAGCCTGTGCAACACACAGGTTTTTTGATGAGAATGGTTTTCTTTATGTGCACACACCAATAATAACTACAAGTGATTGTGAGGGTGCTGGTGAGATGTTTCAAGTGACGACTTTGTTCAGCCATGCTGAAAAGGTGGAGAAGGAATTGAAAGAGAACCCTGCACCATCAGAGTCTGATATTGAGGCAGCTAGAGTTGTTGTCAAGGAAAAAGGTGATGCGGTTGCACAGCTTAAAGCTGCAAAAGCTAGCAAACAAGAAATCACAGCTGCTGTTGCTGAGCTTAACAAGGCAAAAGAAAATGTCTCAAGGCTGGAGGAAAGATCTAAGTTGAAGCCCGGAATTCCGTACAGAGATGATGGGACAGTAGCTTATGAGAATGACTTCTTCAAACGCCAGGCTTTTCTGACTGTGTCTGGACAGCTTCAAGTTGAGACCTATGCATGTGCTCTTAGCAGTGTTTATACCTTTGGACCAACATTCCGTGCAGAAAACTCCCATACATCACGACATTTGGCAGAGTTTTGGATGGTTGAACCAGAAATCGCATTTGCTAACTTGCAG GATGATATGAACTGTGCAGAAAGATATGTACAGTACCTTTGCAAGTGGCTTCTTGAGCATTGCCGGGAAGACATGGAATTCATGGTGAAAAATTACGATAAGACTGCAATTGAGCGTCTGGAGCTTGTTTCCTCGACACCTTTTCAGCGCATTTCATATACAAAAGCTGTTGAGCTATTGAAAAATGTCACTGATAAGAAATTCGAAAACAAGGTTGAATGGGGAATTGATTTAGCTTCAGAGCATGAAAG GTATTTAACCGAGGTGATATTTAAGAAGCCGGTGATTGTTTATAACTATCCCAAAGAAATAAAGGCATTTTATATGAGACTCAATGATGATCAGAAGACTGTAGCTGCTATGGATGTTCTTGTGCCCAag GTTGGTGAGTTGGTTGGTGGAAGCCAAAGGGAGGAACGTCTGGACCTTCTCAAAACAAG GATACAAGACGCCGGGTTGCCTTTGGAGCCATATGAATGGTACTTGGACCTCCGCCGCTTTGGATCTGTCAAGCACAGTGGTTTTGGTTTGGGTTTTGAAAGAATGATTCTTTTTGCCACTGGTTTGGAGAACATCAGAGATGTCATCCCCTTCCCTAGATACCCAGGGAGGGCTGATCTCTAA